The Polyangium aurulentum genomic interval TCGTGTCCGCGGGGCTCGCGGGAAGGACCGTGAGCGTCGAGGGTGCGGTCCCCTCGCTGCATTGGAGCTTCGCGCCGCTCACGACCAGCTTCGGCATGGTGGGCTCCTTCGTGGAATCAGCGCGACGGGTTGGCGAGTAACCACGCGCGATAGCGCGCGGCGGCCTGCTCCCATGTCGTGCGGAGCTTCGGGTCGAGGAGGAGGCGCGCGTCCCATGTTGCGTCGATGCGCGTGAGCTGGTCGGTGCTGAGGCCGTAGCGGCGCAGGATCTCCCCCTTGCGCTCCGGCGTCACGCTGAGCTCGACGCGGATGGAAACGTGTTGCTCCAGCGTGAGATCGGGGTCGCGGGCGGGCGGTGCGGCGCCGCCTGATTTCGCCCGGTCAAAGGGGAGCGTCCGGGCGGCGATGGCAGAGACCTCGTTGTCCATGGGAAGCGTCTCGCTCATGAATGCGTCGGGAGCCCGGGGCTTGGGCTCCTGTGCGGAGCCGGCATGCTCGACGGCAGACTTGAGCGCAGCCTCGGCCGGGACACCTTCGAGGAAGGGAGTGGGTTTGACGGGCGCCGAGGGCGCGGTCTGGAGTGGAAGGTTCATCGTGCCGGAGAAGGCCGCGGGGGGCGAAGAGACCGCTACCGGAAGGGGGGCAGCGGCGGAGGCGAGCATGAACGACGGCACGCCAGAGGGCCTGGCCGGGGCCTCCGGCGGCGAGGCTGGGGTGATCTCGGGCGCCTGGGCGGGCGCGTCTCCGACGGCATCGAGGAGCGGCTGCAGCCTGGCGAGGCGCTGCCGGATGCTGTGGAAGGTGGCCGAAAAGCGCAGGGCCTGCTCGCGCTGCTGGCGCTTGAGGCCCAGCGCGAGCTCGCCCGTCCAGGCGCGGTCCACGGCGCTCCAGCGCTCGAGCGAGAGGCCGAAGCGGAGGACGACCTCTGCCGTGCGATCGGTGCCGAAGTGGGCGATGTGCGCGAGCACCTCTGCGTAGCGCTCGAGCCGCACGGCCTTGCGCAGCGCGATGTCTTCAGCGTCGGTCGCTTCGCTCATGGGGTTCTTGGCGTGTTCGCGGGAGGAGGGCGCGGGAGGGCGCGGTCGTAGTTTACGGGGTGCGGCGGAGGTGCGGCTAGGGACAATTTCTCGCCGCGCACGACGCCGCCCCGAGCCCGGCGATGCTTTGAAACGCTACTTCGGGCCTTTGCGCATGCAACGGAGGATCTCTGCCTAGGAATTGGGCCCGCGGCGGCGCTCCCAGCATCAGGACGTGGTCGAGCTGGCAAGCTTGTGCGGAATCAGCGCAGCAGCGGACCCGTGTCGACGATCCGCACGTCGTGCATCTGGTGCAGGTAGGCCTCGAGGTAGCCCTTGTGCGAGGCGCCGACGATGACCAGCATGCGCATGCCGGGACGCTCGCCCAGCACCTCGCGGATGTTGGCGGCCATGCGCAGGTTGCGCGTTTCCCAATAGCCGAGGTAGTTGCGGCCGAAGCGTTGCGGTGACGGCTCTTCGAGCGCGGCGCCGAAGTCGCTGTCGAAGGCGAGTTTCGTTTCACCCGGCGCGTTGGCGGCGCGGTACATCGCCAGCACACCCTCCGCGGTGTCGAGATGTTGTTCCAGGGCCGCGCTCGCCGCGAGCCGTTTCTTCGTCGCCGGGTTGTCCCAGGCTTTCGAGATCGCCGCGCCGGCCGCCTTCTCGTCCTCGCTCGGGCCGTCGGCCGTATGGTCGTCCATCGGGTACACGCGTTCGTGTCCGAGGCGCGCCGCCAGCTGCGCGCCGACGAGGATGCTTTCGTCGCGCTGTCCCTGCAGGCGGTTCAGCCGCTCGACCAGCGCCTCGTCCAGCCCGTCGCCGGCGCGGCGCTCGGCCTCGGGCAGGCGCAGCCACTGCACCACGGCCGACGCCTGTTCGCCGCCCGCCAGGAACACCGCCGCCAGCCTGCGCCGCTGCGCGGCCGTGGGGGCGTCACGCCAGGCGGCCAGCAGCCTGTGCGCCTCGGCGGTGGCGGCCGGCACGTCGAGGCCGGTCGTGGCCCTGGCCGGGTCCGGGTCCGGGCAATACGTGGTGAACGTGTCCTGGTAGCGCAGCGGGTAGCGGCGCAGGAAGTCGCACTGCGGCCCCGACAGGGCCTCGATCGCAATCGCCTGCGGCTGCCATGCGGCCAGCCGGTCGAGCAGGGGGCGCAGGCCGGCCGGGTCGAAGCGCTTGGGCAGCTGCGACAGGTGCGAGGATCCCAGCACCAGTACCTCGTTCGCCGGGCCGCCGGCAGGACCTTTCAGTTTGCTCGGATCGAAATCGGGCTGCTGCGTCGCCGGGCCGCCGGCAGGACCTTTCAGTTTGCTCGGGTCGAAATCGGGCTGCTGTGCGCAGGCGCCGGCGGACATCAGGAATGCAAGAAGCAGGGTGCTGGAGCGGGCCATGAATCGGATGTCCATGTGTTCAGGATGTCCGAATCATAGAGGGGCGAAAAACCTCCGGTCCAGCAAAAACGGATACAGACGTCAAAGCTATGCGGGACGGCTGGACGGGCGCTAGGCAGCCACCGCCACCGCCTATGGCGCGCGGCGCTTCAGCCAGCGGCGTGCGGCGCGCAGCGACGGCGCCTCGACCAGGTGCCAGCTGAGCATGGCCAGCGGCAGCACCACGGCCAGCGTCACCAGCGTCAGCCCCACGGGTCCGCTCGGGGGCAGCAGCTCGCGCAGCATGATGATGACCGGCCAGTGCCAGATATAGATGCCGTAGGAGCTGTCGATCGACCGCGCAGCGCCACGTCGCCTTCATCGACAGTGTCACCTCCAGGGTGATTGGAGGCTTTCGGTGCGGGAGGTGGGGGGCGTGCCTCACCACCCGCGGGAATGGGCCGCATGCGACTGCTTTCCGGGCGAAAGACAGCTTGGTGCCCGCCCCCTGCGCGGTATCGCGCAACCATCTCCGACGAACGCGTATGTCGTCGGCGATGACGGACCGCGTCATTCGGGTGATATGGCCATCGCCACCTATTTTTTCCTAAAATATTCTTTCCGGGCTAAAGTGCGCTCGCTGGCTCCCCTGGTTGGCTGCATACCCTCGCCGAGGTCCGCCCATGACGCGAAATGCTTCCCGTGGCCGTTGGCTGTCCCTCCCCGCCCTGCTCGCGCTCAGCGCCTGTGGTGGCATTGATCCCACCCTGGACGAACGCCCGATCGATTTGGGTGGCGACGAAACCGCCAGTCAGATGGAGCGGGACTTCGGCGGCCCCGACGGCCTCATGGAGTTCTTTCAAAGCCACACGGAGGAGGAGATCCGCCAGGCGTTGACGTCCTACGGCATCGGGTACCGCGTCCACGGGAACGACACCGCGGAGCTGATCAGCGACTGTCCGAAGTTCTTCCCATCCACCGACTGGAGCGTGTGGCACAACTTCGACGGCGAGTTCTACTATATCGACGCTTCGGGCCGGCCAAACCGGGCGTACAAGGACCTCCCGCCAATCTCCGCCGCGCCGCGCATCGAGTCCTGCCAGACGAGCATCGGGCAGTGGGGCGACGCGGAGAATCCCAAGAACGATTACGACGGGGGACACCTCATCGGCTCGCAGCTCGGCGGCTGGGGAGGCCGGGCGAACATCGTGCCGCAGGATGC includes:
- a CDS encoding DNA/RNA non-specific endonuclease, producing the protein MTRNASRGRWLSLPALLALSACGGIDPTLDERPIDLGGDETASQMERDFGGPDGLMEFFQSHTEEEIRQALTSYGIGYRVHGNDTAELISDCPKFFPSTDWSVWHNFDGEFYYIDASGRPNRAYKDLPPISAAPRIESCQTSIGQWGDAENPKNDYDGGHLIGSQLGGWGGRANIVPQDANFNRGNWVQLENRMALCGKLPSGRLRYYISADYPNSTALIPNTMAMEITNQSTGSKVSLSFQNVDYGGPNGTVQRQSGVTWLSNQGCN
- a CDS encoding DUF5694 domain-containing protein, with product MDIRFMARSSTLLLAFLMSAGACAQQPDFDPSKLKGPAGGPATQQPDFDPSKLKGPAGGPANEVLVLGSSHLSQLPKRFDPAGLRPLLDRLAAWQPQAIAIEALSGPQCDFLRRYPLRYQDTFTTYCPDPDPARATTGLDVPAATAEAHRLLAAWRDAPTAAQRRRLAAVFLAGGEQASAVVQWLRLPEAERRAGDGLDEALVERLNRLQGQRDESILVGAQLAARLGHERVYPMDDHTADGPSEDEKAAGAAISKAWDNPATKKRLAASAALEQHLDTAEGVLAMYRAANAPGETKLAFDSDFGAALEEPSPQRFGRNYLGYWETRNLRMAANIREVLGERPGMRMLVIVGASHKGYLEAYLHQMHDVRIVDTGPLLR